From the genome of Miscanthus floridulus cultivar M001 chromosome 10, ASM1932011v1, whole genome shotgun sequence, one region includes:
- the LOC136486086 gene encoding putative F-box protein At5g55150: protein MSKKKQRSPPWSDLTPELLALVFLCLPRRSDRVLFTAVCRAWRSAVQQCCLLPSPVPWLVRPDGSATRFPCGSETIHLPDGVRYHNSCGEWLLLSRDDRGCFLMNPFTKATMLLPKLFTYTTYPDPSETIHRLSGLLCINRNYISVLSLVVCSKRLIAVIVTKVLGGRTGTLALCRPGDRAWSMGTNELSGRLSDIVFFRGKLYAIDVNNGRQDLLAIEIVDENGKDDPRVSRIERIFIGVPITSQCSYLVESRGRLLMVRRKINCRHERVYCWGGNSFILVAGSSKFEVFEADFGRMLWTKLRSLGDDQALFVGRGCSRAVCVSPYDLSRDSIFFVDDYISSVWKKTTTSCGVYDMKDKKVYSTLPMVSWMSGDIPATWLFCEESTTNGLQITGKHLQEPVETDKECGD, encoded by the exons ATGTCGAAGAAGAAGCAAAGATCGCCGCCATGGTCCGACCTCACTCCAGAACTCCTCGCCCTGGTGTTCCTCTGCCTCCCTAGACGTTCAGATCGTGTCTTATTTACTGCTGTCTGCCGTGCATGGCGCTCTGCGGTTCAGCAGTGCTGCCTGCTGCCGTCGCCAGTGCCGTGGCTCGTACGTCCTGATGGCAGCGCCACCCGCTTCCCCTGCGGCAGCGAGACCATCCACCTGCCGGATGGCGTTCGCTATCACAACTCTTGTGGCGAGTGGCTTCTCTTGTCGCGCGATGACCGCGGTTGCTTCCTGATGAACCCCTTCACCAAGGCAACCATGCTACTTCCTAAACTGTTTACTTACACCACCTACCCTGACCCTTCGGAAACCATCCACAGGCTCTCTGGGTTGCTTTGCATTAACCGCAATTACATATCTGTTTTGAGTCTAGTGGTGTGCTCGAAACGCCTCATTGCTGTGATAGTTACTAAGGTCCTTGGTGGACGTACAGGTACACTAGCACTATGCCGACCAGGGGATCGTGCATGGTCCATGGGAACAAACGAACTCTCGGGGCGGCTCTCGGACATAGTTTTCTTCAGGGGGAAGCTCTATGCTATTGACGTCAACAATGGGCGGCAAGATCTTCTTGCCATTGAAATTGTGGATGAGAATGGCAAAGATGATCCGAGGGTGTCTCGAATTGAGCGCATATTCATTGGAGTCCCCATAACATCCCAATGTTCCTACCTTGTTGAATCACGTGGCAGACTGCTGATGGTCCGCAGGAAAATCAACTGCAGACATGAGAGAGTGTACTGCTGGGGAGGGAATAGTTTCATTCTTGTGGCAGGCAGCAGCAAGTTTGAAGTGTTTGAGGCAGACTTTGGGCGTATGTTGTGGACCAAACTGAGGAGTTTGGGAGATGACCAAGCATTGTTTGTGGGGCGAGGATGCTCGAGAGCTGTCTGTGTGTCTCCGTATGATCTGTCACGCGATTCCATTTTCTTTGTTGATGATTACATTAGCTCGGTTTGGAAGAAAACAACTACATCTTGCGGTGTGTATGACATGAAAGACAAGAAGGTATATTCAACCTTGCCTATGGTATCATGGATGAGTGGAGACATCCCAGCAACCTGGCTTTTTTGTGAAG AGAGCACGACAAATGGGTTGCAGATAACTGGGAAGCACCTGCAGGAGCCTGTGGAGACTGACAAAGAGTGTGGAGACTGA